A genomic stretch from Photobacterium atrarenae includes:
- a CDS encoding DUF2789 domain-containing protein, translating into METFNHNLPSLFNQLGMNSSKESIEEFVKKHHLEAHEQLADAHFWHPAQQRFLKESVAEDADWCEVIDQLDALLRK; encoded by the coding sequence ATGGAGACGTTCAATCACAATTTACCCAGCTTGTTCAATCAGTTAGGCATGAACAGCTCAAAAGAATCAATTGAGGAGTTCGTGAAAAAACATCACTTGGAAGCCCATGAGCAACTGGCGGACGCCCATTTCTGGCACCCCGCCCAGCAGCGATTTCTCAAAGAATCGGTGGCTGAAGATGCCGATTGGTGCGAAGTGATTGATCAACTGGATGCTTTGCTAAGAAAATAG